One window from the genome of Metabacillus flavus encodes:
- a CDS encoding type III polyketide synthase: MGYILSCGTSIPPYHVDQETGAQFAEKMFEGSFKDLPRLLKAFQNGEIESRQFVEPLDWYTRDHAFDDKNSRYIKHSVEHGVHAIENALTSREFLNEPVDYSEIDAIFFISTTGLSTPSIDARIMNKLPFKENVKRIPIWGLGCAGGASALSRALDYCTAYPEAAVLVLAVELCSLTFQRGDLTKSNLIGTSLFADGIACMLIAGNRSHAVNNSKLRFIPKLEASRSVFMRNSEEVMGWDIQNDGLHVIFSRDIPSIIQGWLGPNVRTFLQEQLIEPEQIGMFLAHPGGKKVLDAYLKTLNLNEDAISHSRDILKMHGNMSSATVFYVIEKAMKETYQKNPPLSLSGALGPGFCAELLLISWEETS; this comes from the coding sequence ATGGGATACATACTTTCATGCGGTACATCCATACCGCCCTATCATGTAGATCAGGAAACCGGGGCGCAATTTGCCGAAAAAATGTTTGAAGGTTCTTTTAAGGATCTTCCAAGGCTTTTAAAGGCTTTTCAAAATGGAGAAATCGAATCACGTCAATTTGTGGAGCCTTTAGACTGGTACACAAGAGATCACGCTTTTGACGATAAAAACAGCCGCTACATTAAGCACTCCGTAGAGCACGGTGTTCATGCAATTGAAAATGCTCTAACCAGCAGAGAATTTCTAAATGAGCCTGTAGACTATTCGGAGATAGACGCCATCTTTTTCATCTCAACAACTGGTCTTTCCACTCCGAGCATCGATGCAAGAATCATGAATAAACTTCCTTTTAAAGAAAATGTCAAGAGAATTCCTATATGGGGCCTAGGCTGTGCGGGGGGCGCATCCGCCTTATCCCGGGCCCTTGATTACTGCACAGCCTATCCTGAGGCTGCTGTCCTCGTTTTGGCTGTGGAATTGTGCAGTCTGACTTTTCAGAGAGGAGATTTGACGAAAAGCAATCTAATCGGCACCTCCCTTTTTGCAGACGGAATTGCGTGCATGCTTATTGCGGGAAACAGATCACATGCAGTCAACAACTCGAAACTTCGCTTTATTCCTAAATTGGAAGCATCCCGTTCAGTGTTTATGAGAAACTCGGAGGAGGTCATGGGCTGGGATATCCAAAACGATGGGCTTCACGTCATTTTTTCACGTGATATACCGTCAATTATACAAGGCTGGCTTGGACCAAATGTCCGGACGTTTTTACAGGAACAGCTAATTGAACCGGAGCAAATCGGGATGTTTTTGGCTCACCCTGGAGGAAAAAAGGTACTTGATGCGTATTTAAAGACATTGAATCTTAATGAAGACGCGATTTCCCATAGCAGGGACATCCTGAAAATGCACGGAAATATGTCTTCTGCTACTGTTTTTTACGTAATTGAAAAAGCGATGAAAGAGACGTATCAAAAAAACCCGCCGCTCTCCTTATCAGGAGCTTTAGGTCCTGGTTTCTGTGCAGAGCTGCTGCTGATCAGCTGGGAGGAAACGTCGTGA
- a CDS encoding GNAT family N-acetyltransferase — MLKEEITKQFTAKDGRIVTIRPVLLEDAAQIIKAAESVVRSGVYIQKEQVRTLEEEEDFIKEIKEKDHMYAAVELEGEVIGIARVLRGELKMKRHIGLFRTWLTSSVQGLGIGKEAMNYTLEWCQAHQLHKLCLTVFKSNEVAARLYEKTGFVIEGVQKDQVYLNGKYDDEIHMAYFF, encoded by the coding sequence ATGCTAAAGGAAGAAATAACAAAGCAATTTACAGCAAAGGACGGCCGGATCGTAACCATCCGTCCAGTTCTCCTTGAGGATGCGGCCCAAATTATCAAAGCAGCGGAGAGCGTTGTCCGGTCTGGTGTTTACATACAAAAGGAACAGGTTAGGACGCTCGAGGAGGAAGAGGACTTTATTAAGGAAATTAAGGAAAAAGATCATATGTATGCTGCAGTTGAATTAGAGGGCGAAGTCATCGGGATTGCAAGAGTCCTCAGAGGGGAATTAAAAATGAAGAGACATATCGGTCTATTCCGTACCTGGCTTACAAGCTCAGTCCAAGGATTAGGAATCGGAAAGGAAGCTATGAACTACACGTTGGAATGGTGTCAAGCTCATCAGCTTCACAAGCTATGTCTTACAGTGTTTAAGAGCAATGAGGTGGCAGCGAGGCTATATGAAAAAACTGGCTTTGTTATTGAAGGCGTTCAAAAAGATCAGGTCTACTTAAATGGAAAATATGATGATGAAATCCATATGGCTTATTTTTTTTGA
- a CDS encoding chemotaxis protein CheX, translating to MTEYTYDLIITSTFESIKTMIPGTFHYELENSRPLMAAVQVGIIGEVKGSLLIEGNEDVFKDFGLKLYGMALEGEMLSSFIGEFANMVAGQMATHLSSQGMNLDITPPKLLADTLGFAPYTHKQEGPLKVSFSESSL from the coding sequence ATGACAGAATATACTTACGACCTCATTATTACTAGTACGTTTGAATCAATAAAAACAATGATCCCCGGCACTTTCCATTATGAACTGGAAAACAGCCGTCCCTTGATGGCCGCTGTTCAGGTCGGCATTATCGGTGAAGTAAAGGGGAGCCTCCTGATTGAGGGTAATGAAGATGTTTTCAAAGATTTTGGACTAAAACTCTACGGTATGGCACTGGAAGGTGAAATGCTCTCCTCTTTTATTGGAGAATTTGCAAATATGGTAGCCGGACAAATGGCCACTCATCTTTCTTCACAAGGGATGAACCTGGATATTACTCCGCCTAAACTGCTTGCTGACACGTTAGGGTTCGCCCCATATACCCATAAACAGGAAGGCCCTCTGAAAGTATCTTTTTCTGAGAGCAGCCTTTGA
- a CDS encoding nucleobase:cation symporter-2 family protein, which translates to MRLTAGKTASLAIQHVLAMYAGAMIVPLIVGSSLGLSGQQLTYLVSIDIFMCGVATLLQVLTNRFFGIGLPIVLGCTFTAVGPMIAIGTDYGISAVYGAILASGLFVLLFAGAFSKIAQFFPPVVTGSVVTIIGITLIPVAMGNMAGGEGSKNFGAVSNLALAFGVLLLIILLFRFTKGFIRSISILIGLAAGTVASSFMGMVNFQAVNEASWISGLQPFYFGAPSFEWAPIVTMILVAIVSMIESTGVYIAVADICEKEIGEKDLAKGYRAEGIAYLLGGLFNAFPYTAYSQNVGLIQLSGVKKRKVIIVAGIMLALLGLVPKIAAFTTIIPSPVLGGAMVAMFGMVIAYGIKMLSRVDFSSQENLLIIACSVGIGMGVTAVPDMFLKLPEALKIVTSNGIVAGSTAAILLNLLLNVRPRKSKERKFEASALNN; encoded by the coding sequence ATGAGATTAACGGCAGGAAAAACTGCATCCTTGGCGATACAGCATGTATTGGCGATGTACGCTGGGGCAATGATCGTACCTTTGATTGTAGGAAGCTCACTCGGCTTAAGCGGCCAGCAATTGACATATCTTGTTTCAATCGATATTTTCATGTGCGGCGTGGCAACACTCCTTCAGGTTCTTACTAACCGCTTTTTTGGAATTGGCCTTCCGATCGTTCTCGGCTGCACATTTACAGCTGTAGGTCCGATGATTGCCATCGGAACGGATTACGGAATTTCTGCGGTTTATGGCGCCATATTGGCATCGGGATTGTTTGTACTGCTCTTCGCGGGTGCTTTTAGCAAGATTGCCCAATTTTTTCCGCCTGTTGTTACGGGCTCTGTTGTTACGATTATCGGAATTACCCTGATTCCAGTGGCGATGGGAAATATGGCAGGAGGAGAAGGCAGCAAGAATTTTGGCGCTGTATCAAATCTTGCTCTGGCTTTTGGAGTTCTGCTGCTGATCATTTTGCTGTTCCGGTTTACAAAAGGATTCATTCGTTCCATCTCCATCTTAATTGGACTTGCAGCGGGTACAGTTGCGAGTTCATTTATGGGAATGGTCAATTTCCAAGCTGTAAATGAAGCGTCATGGATTTCAGGATTGCAGCCGTTTTACTTTGGCGCACCATCTTTTGAATGGGCACCCATTGTCACAATGATTCTGGTCGCAATTGTAAGTATGATTGAATCGACAGGCGTTTATATCGCAGTAGCGGATATTTGCGAAAAGGAAATCGGGGAGAAGGATCTGGCAAAAGGGTACCGTGCTGAAGGAATTGCTTACCTCCTTGGGGGCTTATTCAATGCCTTTCCTTATACGGCTTATTCGCAAAATGTAGGACTGATTCAGCTTTCAGGCGTGAAAAAAAGAAAAGTCATTATAGTGGCTGGCATTATGCTTGCATTGTTGGGACTTGTTCCTAAAATCGCAGCCTTCACGACGATTATTCCCTCTCCGGTATTGGGCGGAGCAATGGTCGCTATGTTTGGAATGGTCATAGCATACGGGATTAAAATGCTGTCAAGAGTGGACTTTTCTTCTCAGGAAAACTTACTGATCATCGCCTGCTCTGTTGGCATCGGCATGGGGGTAACAGCCGTTCCGGATATGTTCTTAAAGCTTCCAGAAGCTCTTAAGATAGTAACAAGCAACGGAATTGTAGCAGGAAGTACTGCTGCAATTCTGCTGAACCTGCTTCTTAATGTCCGCCCCAGGAAAAGCAAGGAACGGAAATTTGAAGCAAGTGCATTGAATAATTAA
- a CDS encoding xanthine phosphoribosyltransferase produces MQLLKQKIKDEGTVLNDQVLKVDSFLNHQIDPVLMQEIGREFAYRFKNEEITKILTLESSGIAPSVMTGLFLGVPVVFARKRKSLTLTENLLTANVYSFTKQEENPIAVSGSHLKNSDCVLIIDDFLANGQAAKGLMEITKQSGAKLAGIGIVIEKAFQDGGSELRDLGVKVESLARISSLANREVSFTEEVTV; encoded by the coding sequence ATGCAGTTATTAAAACAAAAAATTAAAGATGAGGGCACCGTTTTGAATGACCAGGTGCTGAAAGTAGATTCCTTTTTGAATCATCAAATAGATCCTGTATTGATGCAGGAGATTGGAAGGGAATTTGCGTACCGGTTTAAAAATGAAGAGATTACGAAAATCCTGACGCTGGAATCCTCAGGGATCGCGCCTTCCGTTATGACCGGTTTATTTTTGGGAGTACCGGTTGTTTTTGCAAGAAAAAGAAAATCACTTACCTTAACTGAGAATCTGCTGACGGCAAACGTCTACTCCTTTACGAAACAAGAGGAGAACCCGATTGCGGTGTCAGGAAGCCATCTGAAAAATAGTGATTGTGTCCTGATCATTGATGATTTTCTTGCCAACGGACAGGCAGCAAAGGGTTTAATGGAAATTACGAAGCAATCCGGTGCAAAGCTCGCCGGAATTGGAATTGTGATAGAAAAGGCGTTCCAGGATGGCGGTTCAGAGCTGAGAGATCTTGGAGTGAAAGTGGAATCTCTTGCAAGAATCTCTTCCCTCGCCAATAGGGAAGTATCATTTACTGAGGAAGTGACGGTATGA